The genome window ATATTATATCCACAGCGTACATTTTCAGCCGCTTGCCAGCCCCTGAGGGCACGGGCATAACCGGGGAATGCACCGATCCGGACACCCCTCCAACCCTGCGGACAGGCCGACCTGCTGGATTCTGACGGATGGCAGGCCCGGCAACGTGAACCCTGCCCTGGGATTGGCCGAAGCCGCCGGATTGCAGATCGAGGAAAAGCCGGTTGTTCTGGCCAGGCCGTGGGTCTGGTTGCCGCCCGGGCTCTGGCCGCCCGGCGTGATGGGAACCGGCAGCCCGGCTTCTGCCTCCCTGACACCCCCGTGGCCGGACGTCACGATTTCCTGCGGTCGGCGCGCAATCGGTCCCGCGCTCGAAATCCGGCGGCGCAGCGCAGGGCGAACCCGAACCGTTCATATCCAGCACCCCCGCATGAACCCCGGACGTTTCGACCTGTTGATCGTCCCGGAGCATGACCGACTGACCGGACCGAATGTCGAGGTTGTCTGCGGCTCGGTCCACCGTGTCACCCGCGAGATGCTGGACCGGGCGGCCCAGGAATGGAAGGGCCGCCTGGCGCACCTGCCGACGCCGCGCATCGCGGTCAGCATTGGCGGCAGCAATGCCGCCTATCGTTTCGACGCGGCGGTCGGCCATCGGGTCGGCAGCGATCTGGCACGGCTGATCCGGGAGACCGGGGCGGGCCTGATGCTGACCTTTTCCCGCCGGACCGACCCTCAGGCTGCCGAAGCGATCAGAGGCGCACTCGATGGAAGCGGCGCGGAGATCTGGGACGGCCAGGGCGACAACCCCTATTTCGGCTATCTCGGCCTGGCCGACCGGGTTCTGGTCACCGGCGATTCGGTGAACATGGTCTCGGAGGCCGCGGCGACCGGCCGGCCGGTCCAGGTGATCCGATTGCCGGTATCCGGACGGGCGGAAAAGTTCGAACGGTTTCATGCGGCCATGGAGCGTCACGGCGCCACCCGACCCTTCGAAGGAACCCTGCAGGATTGGGACTTTCAGGCGCTGGACGACACCGAACGCGCCGCCGCGAGACTGAATGCCCTTCTGTCGCGACGGGACAATTCCGAAACCTGACCCGTTTTTCGTCGATTTTCGGCGGCGACTCTCCTACATATGCCTTTCGGGAGGAGTGACCGTCGCGTTGTAAGGTGACCCCATGCCAATGGATTGGGACAGACTGCGGATTTTCCACGCCGTGGCCGAGGTGGGCAGCTTCACCCATGCCGGTGAGAAGCTGAACCTCAGCCAGTCGGCGATTTCGCGCCAGATTTCCGCGCTGGAAGAAAGCGTGCGCGTTCCGCTGTTCCATCGTCATGCGCGTGGCCTTCTGCTGACCGAACAGGGCGAAATGCTCTACCGAACGGTCAAGGATGTCTTTCACAAGCTGAGCATGGCCGAGGCGCGGCTGGCCGAAACCAAGGACAGGCCGTCCGGACCGCTGAAGGTCACCACGACCATGGCCTTCGGGTCCACCTGGCTGACGCCGCAGATCAAGGAGTTCATCGACCTTTTCCCGGAGGTCGAGGTCACCCTGCTGCTATCCGATGAGGAGTTGGACCTGGGCATGCGCCAGGCCGACGTTGCCATCCGCATGTCGCCGCCGCGCCAGCCGGACCTGATCCAGCGGCCGCTGATGAGCGTCAAACATCTGATCTATGGCAGCCCGGAATACTTCGAACGGCGGGGCCGTCCCAATGCCGCACCCGACCTGGACCATCACGATCTGATCGTCTTCGGTGAGGAAGCGCCGCAGCCGTCCAAATCCGTGAACTGGCTTCTGGATGTCGGCGCACGACCGGAAACCCCGCGCCGGCCGATTCTACGCGTCAACAATGTCTACGGCATTTATCGCGCAGTGCGTTCGGGCCTCGGCCTTGCCGCCCTGCCTGAGTTCATGCAACCGGAACAGTTGAAGCTGGAGCCGGTTCTGCCCGAGCTGGAAGGCCCGGTTACACAGGCCTATTTCGTCTATCCCGAAGAATTGCGCCATTCGAAACGGATCACCGTCTTCCGCGACTTCCTGCTGCGCAAGGTCGCCGAACACAATTTCTAGCGCACCGCCGGATCGCTATTCCGCCGCCTGGGGCTTTGTGGATCCCAGTTCCTGGTGGCCGAATTTCGATTGCGCCATGACCCGCCGCACCATGGGTTCGAAGAACTCCAGCGGCAGCGTGTCATAGTCCGGGTCGAAAGCGTTCTGATCGTAGTTCTGGCAGAAATAGACACAGTCTTCGTAATAGGGATGGTCTTTGTACCGGTCCCGCGCATTCCGGTCCCCGCCCAGGAAATGGTCATAGTAATAGCCCTGGAACAGACCGTGATGCTTCACGATCCAATGGGTCTTGTCCGACACGAAGGGCTTCAGCATCGCCGCCGCCATTTCCGAATGATTGTAGGGGCTGAGGATGTCGCCGATATCATGCAGCAACGCCGCGACCACCAGTTCCTCGTCCGCGCCGTCGCGATGGGCAAGCGTCGCGGATTGAAGGGAATGGACATAACGCGTAACCCGGTAACCGCCCCAGTCGACATCCAGACTGCGCAATTGCGTCAGGATTCGGTCGACCAGATCGGCATTGAACGCGTCTTCCAGACGGCACAGCAGCTCCCAATCTTCCTTGGTGCCGTCTTCCATCCTGGTCCAGCCGACATATTCCATCGCAAGCCTCCTTCGGTTTCCCCGATCTGACAGCGGGAACCCCACCGACGTCAAGTGGCGGCTATCGGATGGGAACCAGCGGCGGCAACCGGCGTTCAAAGGGGGACGACTGCACGACCGATGTGTTGGTCGTCGCATGCACGATCAATCGATCGATCAGTACCTCCAGGTCCTGCACGGTCCGCACATGGGCCTTGGCGACAAAGCAATCATCCCCGGTAACCCGGTCGCTTTCGACGAATTCCGGGGTCTCAGCCAGGATCTCAGCCACCTTCTGCAGTTTGCCGGGCAACGGACGGATGCGCAGCCAGGCCGTGATTGCAAGGCCGATGGCCGCTGGATCTAGATCGATCGTATACCCCCGAATGACACCGGCCTCTTCCAGGCGCCGGATACGTTCCGCGACACTGGGCGCGGACAGCCCCACCAGACGCGCCAGCTCCGCAGTGCTGATGCGGGCATTCTCGGACAGGGCCGTAACAATCCGCATATCCGTTTCGTCCAGAGACGCGTTTTTCAATCGAAGTTTAAACATAAAAATTTCCTTTTGTTCGAATTTATATTTCCACATCTTCCTTCAAATATCCATTCAAACCTCCCCATTCACCATGCATTTTGTGCCTTCCCAGGAAAGAGGAGGCCGGCATGGCGGAAATGCAATCGGGTTATGGTCGGGTCGCGACGCGGGTACCGCCCCAGGCATGGTTCGGCGTCAGCGCGATCTTTCACTATCTGGGGCCGTCCTTCGCGGTACTGCTCTTTCCGGCGGTCGGCGTACTGGGCGTCGCCTGGTTCCGTGTTGCTTCCGCTGCGGCGGCGTTCTGCCTGATCACCTCCCCCATCCGGACATTCCGGCAGGCCAATTGGACAGGCCGTCTGTTGCTTGTGGGGCTGGGGCTGTGTCTCGCGGTGATGAACACGTCCTTCTATCTGGCGCTTGAAACGCTGCCGATGAGCCTGGTCGCAGCGATGGAGTTTGTCGGCACGATCGCGGTCGCGCTGATCGGACTGCGCAACGGGCGGAACCTGGCCGCGCTCGCGCTGACGGTCCTGGGTGTCGCGGTTCTGATCGACGTGAAATGGGTGTCCGACCCGATGGGCCTTTTCTGGGCGGCGCTGAACGCATTGTTGTTTGTCGGCTATATCGTGCTGGGGCATCGCGCGGCCGCCAACGGCGCGGATCAGGGGGTCGAGCGCCTGGGCGCGGCGATGCTGATCGCCTTTGTCGCCCTGATGCCGATCGGCATCGCCCAGGCCGTGGCCGTTCTGGACCAACCGATGCTGATTCTTGCCGGGGTCGGGGTCGGAATCTGTTCTTCGGTGATCCCCTATATCTGCGATCAGTTGGCCATGTCGCGGCTGCCGCGGGCCAGCTTTGCCCTGATGCTCGCCCTGCTGCCCGCGACGGCGACCCTCATCGCCGCCCTGGTCCTGGCTCAGATTCCCAGTTTCCGAGACTTGTTGGGTATCGCGCTGGTGATGGCCGGGGTGGCGATCCACAGGCCTCTGCGGTAGGTCGAAGGCGGTGGCCTTCTTAGCGTCGGGCCTCGCGCCAGGCGACGAACAGGCCGCCGCCGATCACCAGGCCGCAGCCGAGCCAGACCGACAGCGCCGGAAACTCACCGAAGATCAGGTATCCCAGGATCGTGGCCGTAACCATCTCAAAGTAGGGCATCGGCGCCATCGCGGACGCCTCCAGCCGGTCGGCTGCCCAGACGATCAGACCGTGCCCCAGCGTCAGCACCGCCCCCATGATCGCGATATGCAGCCATTGTTCGGCAGTGAAGGCCTGGTATACCGGCCAGGCCAGTGGCGTCATGCCGATCGCGCCGACGATGCCCATCCAAAGCATGGTCACCATGGGCGGGTTCCGGCCGGCATTCTTGCGCGCGATCAGCAGGTATAGGACCAGACAGATCGCCCCCCCGACGGCGTAGAGGGAACCGATTTCGAACCGCGCCGTGCCCGGCTTCACGATCAGCAGCATGCCGACAAATCCGACGGCAACCGCCCCCCAGCGCCACGGACCGACCCGCTCCCCCAGAACAAGGCCCGAGACAGCGGTAACGATCAACGGCGCGACGAAGAGTGTCGCCGTTACCGTCGGCATCGGCAGTTCACGCAATCCGAAGAAGACCAGCACCGTCGCCCCGGCAACCGAGAGGCCGAGGCCGATCTGGGTCAGGGGGGCTTTCGGAACCAGCGCTCTGCGGCCATAGAAGGCCAGCGCCAGGGGCAACATGTAGACGACCTGAGCCAGCCAGCGGCCCCAACCGATCTGCAGCGGATGGACACCGCCGATCCCCATCGCCTTCGCGATCGCGTCAGAGACGGGCAACAGCAGGAATCCCAGGCCGGCGGCCAGAAACCCCAATGTCACCCGCACTGACGGGGTGGCGATGTCCGGTCCGGCCGTCACTACATGTGGATCGGTCGACCGTCGACGGCCAACGCCGCCTCCTTGACCGCCTCGGCAAAGGTCGGATGGGCATGGCAGGTCCGCGCCACATCCTCCGCAGAACCACCGAACTCCATGATCGTCACGATCTCGTGGATCAGGTCACCGGCATTCGGCCCGATGATATGCGCCCCCAGAACCTTGTCCGTCTCGGCATCGGCCAGAATCTTGACGAACCCGTCCGTGGCATCGTTCGCCTTGCCGCGGGAATTGGCGGAGAAGGGGAACTTACCGGACCGGTATTTGCGGCCTTCCTCCTTCAACTGCTCTTCCGTCGCGCCGACATCGGCAACCTCGGGCCAGGTGTAGATCACGCCGGGGATTGCGTCGTAGTTGATATGCGGCTTCTGCCCCGCCAGCATTTCGGCGACGACGACGCCTTCATCTTCGGCCTTGTGGGCCAGCATGGCCCCCGGGATGCAGTCACCGATGGCGTAGATGCCATCGACATTGGTCTTGTAGTGGCTGTCGACCTGGATCACGCCGCGCTTGTCACGCTCAACGCCCAGTTCGTCCAGGCCGAGGCCTTCGGTATACGGGCGGCGACCGATGCACAGCAGGACCTTGTCGCAGGACAGCGTTTCGGCGTCGCCGCCAGCCGCCGGCTCCATGGTCAGATCGACACCGGACTTGGTCTTCTTTGCACCCGTGACCTTGGTCTTCAGTTTGAACTCCATGCCCTGCTTCTTGAGGATACGCATGAAGTTCTTGGACACTTCGCCATCCATGGTCGGGACAATGCGGTCCAGGAACTCGACCACGGTGACCTTCGCCCCGAGACGGCCCCAGACGGAACCGAGTTCCAGCCCGATGACCCCGCCGCCGATCACGACCAGATGCTTCGGCACCTTGTCGAAATCCAGCGCGCCCGTCGACGTGACGATGGATTTCTCGTCCACCTCGATACCCGGCAGCGGCGTCGATTCCGACCCCGTCGCGATGATGATGTTCTTGGTCTCGACGGTCTTGCCCTTGTCCTCGCCTTCCGTCACGGAGACCTTGCCGGGCGCGTCGATATGGCCACGGCCCTTCAGGTAGTCGATCTTGTGCTTCTTGAACAGGAACTCGATGCCCTTGGTCAGGCCGTCGACGATTCCGGCCTTGCGCGTCATCATCGCGCCCAGATCCAGCTTTGGTTTCACCACAATGCCGTGGTTAGAGAAGGAATGCTGGGCCTCATGATACAGTTCGGAGGATTGCAGCAGCGCCTTGGACGGGATGCAGCCGACATTCAGGCAGGTGCCGCCCAGCGCGCCGCGCATTTCCACACAGGCCGTCTTCATGCCCAGTTGCGCGGCCCGGATTGCGGCCACATAACCGCCCGGACCGCCGCCGATTACTACGACGTCATAGGTATCGCTCATTGTCGAGAACCCCCGATTTGGATGGCTGTTCCTTGGTTAGCCGGACATTGCCCCAAAGCGGTCGGAGGGGCAACCCGCCGGGGCCGGAGGAATGTGCGTCCTTTGACACGACGACCCACCGCCACCACATTAGACCAGTCGCTTGAGCGAAGGAGTTTCCGATGCGTCGCATGATGCTTGTTTCCGCCCTGACCATTCTGATGCCACTGTCGGGCAGCCCGGCCCTGGCGCAGGAGGACAAGACGCCCGAAACCCTGGCCCTGGAAGGGCTGGACCGGATGATGCGCGCGCTGGAACTCTTCGTCGACACGATCCCGCTCTACGAGCCGCCGGAAGTCCTGCCGAACGGCGACATCATCATCCGGCGCATCCCCCCTCAGGACGATCGCAGCCCGAGACGGGACAAGGAAGAGGATGAAGGCGTCAAGGACATCTGACGCCAGACACCCGAATTCCGTCGATTTCTGTTGCTCATGGTCGGTTCGCCGACCACAATGTGATCACAAAATGAGCAGCCATAACGACCCGACCCCACCCGACGACTCGTCCCCCGCCGGCACCTTGCAGGAGCGGGTCTATCGCGAATTGCGCGAAGAGATCATGCTGGGCCGTTTCCGCCCCGGCGAGGCGATGACGATCCGCGGTCTGGCGGAAAAACTGGGCACCAGCATGATGCCGGCCCGCGAGGCACTGCGCCGTCTGGTCGCGGAACGGGCCCTGGACCTTCTGCCCAATCGCCGGATCGCCGTGCCCCACATGACGCCGGAAACGTTCCGGGAACTGACCGAAGCACGGGTCGCGCTGGAGGTTCTCGCCGCACGCCGGGCCTTTCCGCAGACCGATGCCGCATTGGCCGACCGTCTGGATGCCATCAATGCCGAACAGGACCACGCCATCGCCGCCGGCGACTGGGCCGGCTATCAGGAACGCAACCGCGCCTTCCATTTCACGCTGTATGAATGCGCACCCGGTCGGGTGCTGATGCCGCTGATCGAAAGTCTCTGGCTTCAGATCGGACCGTTCCTGTACCTGACACGCGAAAGCCTGGGCACGACCTATCTGGAAGACCGGCATGTGGAGGCCATCAGCGCCATCCGCGGCCGGGACGAGGACGCATTGGCCCTCGCGGTGGAACAGGACATCCGGGACGGCATGGGCGGCCTGCCGGCACTGTTGATTGAGCGGGAAGCGGTTTCAGAGGCCGCAAGCGGCGCGCGCTAGGGCTCAGTATTCGTTGATGTCGGGTGAGTCGTCCCGGCGCCGCTGAAACAGCTTCCGGATCAGGAACACCGACACCACGGACAGGACCGCGAACGCGATCAGCACGTCCTGCCAATCCTCGAGCAGGATCGTGTCACTGAACCAGAAGCGGTTCTCCGCAAACAGCGCCGCCGACACCAGCGCCGCCGCCACCCCGACCGGCAGGACGAACAGGTTCAGCCCGATCATGATGTCGGCGATGATCAGCACCATCGCCAGGATGATCCAGACCTCCGGTCGAAACAGCCAGTAGGTAATCGATACGAAGTGATCCATCGGCCTGGCCCGCCTAGCCGCTTCGCCGCGATCCGGCCAGCGTCTCCGCCAGCACCTGAAGCGAGCCGATGGCACCGGTCACATCCGTCGGGACGATGACGGTTTTGGCGTTATCCGCACCGGCAACCGCGGCCAGCGCATCCACCTGGCGTTTCATGATCTCGAAATCGATGGCCGGCTGACCGTTCTCGGCAATGGCCTTGGCGATCAGACGGGTCTGTTCGGCATCCGCTTCGGCCGCGACCTTGACCGCATAGGCATTGGCTTCGGCCTGAACGCGGATCGCCTCTGCATCCTT of Alphaproteobacteria bacterium contains these proteins:
- a CDS encoding mitochondrial fission ELM1 family protein → MHRSGHPSNPADRPTCWILTDGRPGNVNPALGLAEAAGLQIEEKPVVLARPWVWLPPGLWPPGVMGTGSPASASLTPPWPDVTISCGRRAIGPALEIRRRSAGRTRTVHIQHPRMNPGRFDLLIVPEHDRLTGPNVEVVCGSVHRVTREMLDRAAQEWKGRLAHLPTPRIAVSIGGSNAAYRFDAAVGHRVGSDLARLIRETGAGLMLTFSRRTDPQAAEAIRGALDGSGAEIWDGQGDNPYFGYLGLADRVLVTGDSVNMVSEAAATGRPVQVIRLPVSGRAEKFERFHAAMERHGATRPFEGTLQDWDFQALDDTERAAARLNALLSRRDNSET
- a CDS encoding LysR family transcriptional regulator; this translates as MDWDRLRIFHAVAEVGSFTHAGEKLNLSQSAISRQISALEESVRVPLFHRHARGLLLTEQGEMLYRTVKDVFHKLSMAEARLAETKDRPSGPLKVTTTMAFGSTWLTPQIKEFIDLFPEVEVTLLLSDEELDLGMRQADVAIRMSPPRQPDLIQRPLMSVKHLIYGSPEYFERRGRPNAAPDLDHHDLIVFGEEAPQPSKSVNWLLDVGARPETPRRPILRVNNVYGIYRAVRSGLGLAALPEFMQPEQLKLEPVLPELEGPVTQAYFVYPEELRHSKRITVFRDFLLRKVAEHNF
- a CDS encoding HD domain-containing protein; this translates as MEYVGWTRMEDGTKEDWELLCRLEDAFNADLVDRILTQLRSLDVDWGGYRVTRYVHSLQSATLAHRDGADEELVVAALLHDIGDILSPYNHSEMAAAMLKPFVSDKTHWIVKHHGLFQGYYYDHFLGGDRNARDRYKDHPYYEDCVYFCQNYDQNAFDPDYDTLPLEFFEPMVRRVMAQSKFGHQELGSTKPQAAE
- a CDS encoding Lrp/AsnC family transcriptional regulator; translation: MFKLRLKNASLDETDMRIVTALSENARISTAELARLVGLSAPSVAERIRRLEEAGVIRGYTIDLDPAAIGLAITAWLRIRPLPGKLQKVAEILAETPEFVESDRVTGDDCFVAKAHVRTVQDLEVLIDRLIVHATTNTSVVQSSPFERRLPPLVPIR
- a CDS encoding EamA family transporter, yielding MAEMQSGYGRVATRVPPQAWFGVSAIFHYLGPSFAVLLFPAVGVLGVAWFRVASAAAAFCLITSPIRTFRQANWTGRLLLVGLGLCLAVMNTSFYLALETLPMSLVAAMEFVGTIAVALIGLRNGRNLAALALTVLGVAVLIDVKWVSDPMGLFWAALNALLFVGYIVLGHRAAANGADQGVERLGAAMLIAFVALMPIGIAQAVAVLDQPMLILAGVGVGICSSVIPYICDQLAMSRLPRASFALMLALLPATATLIAALVLAQIPSFRDLLGIALVMAGVAIHRPLR
- a CDS encoding EamA family transporter — protein: MTAGPDIATPSVRVTLGFLAAGLGFLLLPVSDAIAKAMGIGGVHPLQIGWGRWLAQVVYMLPLALAFYGRRALVPKAPLTQIGLGLSVAGATVLVFFGLRELPMPTVTATLFVAPLIVTAVSGLVLGERVGPWRWGAVAVGFVGMLLIVKPGTARFEIGSLYAVGGAICLVLYLLIARKNAGRNPPMVTMLWMGIVGAIGMTPLAWPVYQAFTAEQWLHIAIMGAVLTLGHGLIVWAADRLEASAMAPMPYFEMVTATILGYLIFGEFPALSVWLGCGLVIGGGLFVAWREARR
- the lpdA gene encoding dihydrolipoyl dehydrogenase, whose amino-acid sequence is MSDTYDVVVIGGGPGGYVAAIRAAQLGMKTACVEMRGALGGTCLNVGCIPSKALLQSSELYHEAQHSFSNHGIVVKPKLDLGAMMTRKAGIVDGLTKGIEFLFKKHKIDYLKGRGHIDAPGKVSVTEGEDKGKTVETKNIIIATGSESTPLPGIEVDEKSIVTSTGALDFDKVPKHLVVIGGGVIGLELGSVWGRLGAKVTVVEFLDRIVPTMDGEVSKNFMRILKKQGMEFKLKTKVTGAKKTKSGVDLTMEPAAGGDAETLSCDKVLLCIGRRPYTEGLGLDELGVERDKRGVIQVDSHYKTNVDGIYAIGDCIPGAMLAHKAEDEGVVVAEMLAGQKPHINYDAIPGVIYTWPEVADVGATEEQLKEEGRKYRSGKFPFSANSRGKANDATDGFVKILADAETDKVLGAHIIGPNAGDLIHEIVTIMEFGGSAEDVARTCHAHPTFAEAVKEAALAVDGRPIHM
- a CDS encoding GntR family transcriptional regulator, translated to MSSHNDPTPPDDSSPAGTLQERVYRELREEIMLGRFRPGEAMTIRGLAEKLGTSMMPAREALRRLVAERALDLLPNRRIAVPHMTPETFRELTEARVALEVLAARRAFPQTDAALADRLDAINAEQDHAIAAGDWAGYQERNRAFHFTLYECAPGRVLMPLIESLWLQIGPFLYLTRESLGTTYLEDRHVEAISAIRGRDEDALALAVEQDIRDGMGGLPALLIEREAVSEAASGAR